One segment of Pleomorphomonas sp. PLEO DNA contains the following:
- a CDS encoding NADPH-dependent FMN reductase: MAYDVAVLVGSLRKGSFSRAVADNLATLATDKLKLRIVEIGELPLYNPDLDEGSPPATWAKFRSEVVSADAVLFVTPEYNRSIPGLLKNAIDIGSRPYGKSAWKGKPTAIVSVSPGNLGAFGANHHLRQPLVFLDMPVMQQPEAYISKVGDLLDKDGKFVSEDTKSFLGGFLTAFATWIGRNK; this comes from the coding sequence ATGGCCTATGATGTCGCGGTTCTCGTTGGCAGTCTGCGCAAGGGATCCTTCTCCCGGGCGGTGGCCGACAACCTCGCAACGCTTGCCACCGATAAGCTGAAACTCCGCATCGTGGAGATCGGCGAACTGCCGCTCTACAACCCGGATCTCGATGAGGGCTCGCCGCCGGCTACCTGGGCGAAGTTCCGGAGCGAAGTCGTCAGCGCGGACGCCGTGCTGTTCGTGACGCCCGAATACAATCGGTCGATCCCCGGCCTTCTGAAGAACGCCATCGACATCGGCTCCCGCCCCTATGGCAAGAGCGCCTGGAAGGGCAAACCCACCGCCATCGTCAGCGTTTCGCCGGGCAATCTGGGCGCCTTTGGCGCCAACCATCACCTGCGCCAGCCGCTTGTCTTCCTCGACATGCCAGTCATGCAGCAGCCTGAAGCCTATATTTCCAAGGTGGGAGATCTCCTAGATAAGGATGGCAAGTTCGTGAGCGAGGACACCAAGTCCTTCCTGGGCGGCTTCCTCACCGCCTTCGCTACCTGGATCGGCAGAAACAAATAA
- a CDS encoding Lrp/AsnC family transcriptional regulator: protein MDEIDRQIVMCLGQDARRSLADIGGEVGLSTSAVNERIRRLTASGVIRRFTIDADAEALGFAVTAFVFVGLAPDADETAFRAVATEHPAIVECQHITGSWNYLIKIRVASLAGIETFLDDFKRQRLIARSETMIALSTVVEPPFKPRER from the coding sequence ATGGATGAAATCGATCGTCAAATCGTGATGTGCCTCGGCCAGGATGCGCGCCGCTCGCTCGCCGATATCGGTGGCGAGGTCGGTCTGTCGACGTCGGCGGTGAACGAGCGCATCCGCCGCCTCACGGCGAGCGGCGTGATCCGCCGCTTCACCATCGACGCCGACGCCGAGGCGCTGGGCTTCGCCGTCACCGCCTTCGTGTTCGTCGGCCTCGCCCCCGATGCCGACGAGACGGCGTTCCGGGCGGTTGCTACTGAGCATCCCGCCATCGTCGAGTGCCAGCACATCACCGGCAGTTGGAACTATCTGATCAAGATCCGCGTGGCGTCGCTGGCCGGCATCGAGACTTTTCTCGATGATTTCAAGCGGCAACGGCTGATTGCCCGCAGCGAGACGATGATCGCGCTGTCGACCGTCGTCGAGCCACCATTCAAACCTCGGGAGCGATGA
- a CDS encoding LysE family translocator, whose amino-acid sequence MTVSLLLFAAKGFALGFAVAAPLGPIGALCINRTLQRGFWVGLSGGLGTALADAFYGALAALGFAAFSAFLAGIDGPMRLIGGVAMIWFGWQGMKPKPPRQAAEIGARDLLGTVGATFLLTIANPTTILSFALFFAGLGLASTADAPSTLVVVAGVFAGSLAWWIILTGGVALVRHKVSDRFSLWVGRLSGGLILAFGLLAVGSFIAGLWR is encoded by the coding sequence ATGACCGTGAGTTTGCTGCTCTTTGCCGCCAAGGGCTTTGCCCTCGGCTTCGCCGTGGCCGCGCCGCTCGGACCGATCGGGGCGCTCTGCATCAACCGCACGCTGCAACGCGGCTTCTGGGTGGGGCTCTCCGGCGGGCTCGGAACGGCGCTCGCCGATGCCTTCTATGGCGCCCTGGCGGCGCTTGGCTTTGCCGCCTTTTCGGCCTTTCTCGCCGGGATCGATGGCCCCATGCGCCTCATTGGCGGCGTCGCGATGATCTGGTTCGGCTGGCAGGGGATGAAGCCGAAGCCGCCACGGCAGGCCGCCGAGATCGGCGCCCGCGATCTCCTGGGCACCGTGGGCGCTACGTTTCTGCTGACCATAGCCAACCCGACGACCATTTTGTCCTTCGCCTTGTTCTTTGCCGGGCTGGGCCTTGCCTCGACGGCCGATGCCCCATCGACGCTGGTGGTGGTGGCCGGCGTGTTTGCCGGTTCGCTCGCCTGGTGGATCATCCTGACGGGCGGCGTGGCGCTGGTGCGTCATAAGGTCAGCGATCGCTTTTCGCTGTGGGTCGGGCGGCTGTCCGGCGGCCTGATCCTCGCCTTCGGACTGTTGGCGGTGGGATCTTTCATCGCCGGACTGTGGCGCTAA
- a CDS encoding LysR family transcriptional regulator yields the protein MARTDLFDGISEFLTVVRRGSFRAAARELGVTPGAISQAVQTLERRIGLPLFHRTTRHIALTEAGERFLTEVRPAAEAIAGSLDGLANLSERPSGTLRLLAHHIAAQEVLTPVLPAFLAAYPDIAVDVVTDIKRRDMVGGGFDAGIRIGEFIDQDMLTIRVTPPFSWGVVGSPAYFAAHGRPETPDDLANHRCLRYRLPDSGNVYRWEFERDGVAVAIDPPGQITSDDWVLLRAMAVASLGLTYASSQNVRHELADGRLETCLDDFAPAQDALYLYYPKSSRLQPKLRVFIDACLRSMRERSKD from the coding sequence ATGGCCCGAACCGACCTTTTCGACGGCATCAGCGAGTTTCTCACCGTGGTCCGGCGCGGCAGCTTCCGCGCGGCCGCGCGCGAACTGGGTGTCACCCCCGGCGCGATCAGCCAGGCGGTTCAGACCCTGGAGCGGCGGATCGGCCTGCCGCTTTTCCATCGCACCACCCGCCATATCGCCCTCACCGAGGCCGGCGAGCGGTTTCTCACCGAAGTCCGGCCGGCGGCCGAGGCCATTGCCGGCTCGCTCGACGGCCTCGCCAACCTCAGCGAAAGACCGTCGGGTACGCTCAGGCTCCTGGCCCACCATATTGCGGCCCAGGAAGTGCTGACGCCCGTGCTGCCGGCCTTCCTGGCGGCCTACCCGGACATCGCCGTCGACGTGGTGACCGACATCAAGCGCCGCGACATGGTCGGCGGCGGTTTCGACGCCGGCATCCGGATCGGCGAATTCATCGATCAGGACATGCTGACCATACGCGTCACCCCGCCCTTTTCCTGGGGGGTGGTCGGCTCGCCGGCCTATTTCGCCGCCCATGGACGGCCCGAGACACCGGATGATCTGGCCAACCACAGATGCCTGCGCTACCGCCTGCCCGACAGTGGCAACGTCTACCGCTGGGAGTTCGAACGAGACGGCGTCGCCGTTGCCATCGATCCGCCGGGGCAGATCACCTCCGACGATTGGGTCCTGCTGCGCGCCATGGCGGTGGCCAGCCTCGGCCTCACCTACGCCTCGTCGCAGAATGTCCGCCATGAACTCGCCGACGGCCGCCTTGAAACCTGTCTTGACGACTTCGCGCCGGCCCAGGATGCGCTCTATCTCTACTATCCCAAGTCGAGCCGGCTACAGCCCAAGCTGCGCGTCTTCATCGACGCCTGCCTGCGTAGCATGCGCGAGCGATCGAAGGATTAG
- a CDS encoding aldo/keto reductase has translation MRYNTLGGTGLLVSEICLGTMTFGGRGVWTAIGTLDQSVADRIVAGALDKGVNFIDTADVYSEGLSEQITGQAMRNSGRARSDIVLATKVFASVGKGVNDRGASRGHIMDGVKASLKRLGTDYIDLYQIHGNDVVTPIEETVRALDDLVRDGLIRYVGVSNWPAWRIMKALGIADRLGLDRIASLQAYYTIAGRDLERDIAPLLLSEKVGLMVWSPLAGGLLSGKFSRDGSGDGRRANFDFPPVNKDRAFDAIDVMAEIAKDQGVSVARIALSYVLHKPFVSSVIIGAKSVEQLDDNIAAGEVVLSADELARLDAVSALPAEYPGWMLERLSGERTASVAKPR, from the coding sequence ATGCGATACAATACGCTCGGGGGCACCGGCCTTCTCGTCTCCGAAATCTGTCTGGGCACCATGACCTTCGGCGGTCGGGGCGTGTGGACGGCCATCGGAACGCTCGATCAATCGGTGGCCGACCGCATCGTCGCCGGTGCGCTCGACAAGGGCGTCAACTTCATCGACACCGCCGACGTCTACTCGGAAGGCCTGTCGGAACAGATTACCGGCCAGGCGATGCGCAATTCCGGCCGCGCCCGCTCGGACATCGTGCTGGCGACCAAGGTGTTCGCTTCCGTCGGCAAGGGCGTCAACGATCGCGGCGCCTCGCGCGGCCACATCATGGATGGCGTCAAGGCCAGCCTGAAGCGGCTCGGCACCGACTATATCGACCTCTACCAGATCCATGGCAACGACGTGGTGACGCCGATCGAGGAGACGGTGCGGGCGCTCGACGATCTCGTCCGCGATGGCCTGATCCGCTATGTCGGCGTTTCCAACTGGCCGGCCTGGCGCATCATGAAGGCGCTGGGTATCGCCGACCGGCTGGGCCTCGACCGTATCGCCAGCCTGCAGGCCTATTACACCATCGCTGGCCGTGACCTTGAGCGGGACATCGCGCCGCTGCTGCTCTCCGAAAAGGTGGGCCTGATGGTGTGGAGCCCGCTGGCTGGTGGCCTGCTGTCGGGCAAGTTCAGCCGCGATGGCTCCGGTGATGGGCGGCGTGCCAACTTCGACTTCCCGCCGGTCAACAAGGACCGCGCCTTCGACGCCATCGACGTGATGGCCGAGATCGCCAAGGACCAGGGCGTGTCGGTCGCGCGCATCGCGCTCTCCTATGTGCTGCACAAGCCGTTCGTCTCCTCGGTGATCATCGGCGCCAAGTCGGTCGAGCAGCTCGACGACAATATCGCCGCCGGCGAGGTGGTTCTGTCAGCCGATGAACTCGCTCGCCTCGACGCCGTCTCGGCGCTGCCGGCCGAATATCCCGGCTGGATGCTGGAGCGGCTGAGCGGCGAGAGGACGGCAAGCGTCGCCAAACCCAGGTAA
- a CDS encoding RNA methyltransferase, protein MSDDKAAGPGPAIILCEPQMGENIGAAARAMANFGLSDLRIVAPRDGWPNEKAEANAAKATHIIHAARVYDRLEEAIADLSFVYATTARDRDVTKEVRGPVHAAKHIRALEDQGAAVGLLFGRERWGLNNDEVALADEILTLPVVPEYASLNIAQAVLVVAYEWRKAGFEDPDSALPFAASDRSPPAGKAELLGLFDHLESVLDERHFFHPPEKRPTMIHNLRAIFQRQQLTQQEIRTLRGIITCLDGKNHRPKKRAVDEGKA, encoded by the coding sequence ATGTCGGACGACAAAGCGGCCGGGCCGGGACCGGCCATCATCCTCTGCGAGCCGCAGATGGGCGAGAATATCGGCGCGGCGGCGCGCGCCATGGCCAATTTCGGGCTGTCCGATCTCAGGATCGTCGCCCCGCGCGATGGCTGGCCCAACGAGAAGGCGGAAGCCAACGCGGCCAAGGCGACGCACATCATCCATGCGGCCCGCGTCTACGACAGGCTCGAGGAGGCGATCGCCGACCTCTCCTTCGTCTACGCGACGACGGCGCGCGATCGCGACGTTACCAAGGAAGTGCGCGGGCCGGTCCACGCCGCAAAGCACATCAGAGCATTGGAAGACCAGGGCGCGGCGGTGGGGCTGCTGTTCGGCCGCGAGCGCTGGGGACTCAACAACGACGAAGTGGCGCTGGCCGACGAGATCCTGACACTGCCGGTGGTGCCGGAATATGCCTCGCTCAACATCGCCCAGGCGGTGCTGGTGGTCGCCTATGAGTGGCGCAAGGCTGGCTTCGAGGATCCCGACAGCGCGCTGCCGTTTGCCGCCTCCGACCGGTCACCGCCGGCCGGCAAGGCAGAGCTGCTCGGGCTGTTCGACCACCTGGAATCGGTGCTCGACGAGCGGCATTTCTTCCATCCGCCCGAGAAGCGGCCGACGATGATCCATAACCTCCGTGCCATCTTCCAGCGCCAGCAATTGACGCAACAGGAGATCCGGACGCTTCGCGGCATCATCACCTGCCTCGACGGCAAGAATCACCGGCCGAAGAAGCGGGCCGTCGACGAGGGCAAGGCGTAG
- the murI gene encoding glutamate racemase: MRILVFDSGVGGLSVAREIGKALPAAGMDYVADLAVFPYGGLEPGMLIDRVVSLMDEALAVLDPAALVIACNTASTLVLPPLRARFKLPIVGTVPAVKPAAEHSRSRLASVLATPGTVKRDYTRDLIDKFGGDCHFTLVGSMVLAELVERVVSGEPVTDAELLAEIAPCFVEEAGRRTDTVVLACTHYPLVLGRLKALAPWPVEWIDPAPAIARRVATVTAGAGPSRDEGAPRRFFSTGRRPARAMLDAFGFEEGDGLFAGETLKIARG; the protein is encoded by the coding sequence ATGCGCATTCTGGTGTTCGATAGCGGTGTCGGTGGCCTTTCGGTCGCCCGCGAAATCGGCAAGGCGCTGCCAGCCGCCGGCATGGATTATGTCGCCGACCTCGCCGTGTTTCCCTATGGCGGGCTGGAGCCAGGCATGCTCATCGACCGCGTCGTATCGCTGATGGACGAGGCGCTGGCCGTGCTCGACCCGGCGGCCTTGGTGATTGCCTGCAACACCGCCTCGACGCTTGTACTGCCGCCGCTTCGCGCCCGCTTCAAGCTGCCGATTGTCGGCACGGTACCGGCGGTGAAGCCGGCCGCCGAGCACAGCCGATCGCGGTTGGCCTCGGTGCTGGCGACGCCGGGTACGGTGAAGCGCGATTACACGCGCGATCTGATCGATAAATTCGGCGGCGACTGTCATTTCACACTGGTCGGTTCGATGGTCCTGGCCGAGCTGGTCGAACGCGTGGTCTCCGGCGAGCCGGTGACCGACGCCGAGCTTCTCGCCGAAATCGCTCCTTGCTTCGTTGAGGAAGCTGGGCGGCGGACCGATACCGTCGTTCTTGCCTGCACCCATTATCCCCTAGTGCTCGGTCGGCTGAAGGCGCTGGCGCCATGGCCTGTCGAATGGATCGATCCTGCGCCAGCCATTGCCCGCCGCGTGGCAACGGTGACGGCCGGCGCTGGTCCGTCGCGCGACGAGGGCGCCCCGCGCCGTTTCTTCTCGACGGGTCGTCGGCCGGCGCGCGCCATGCTCGACGCCTTCGGGTTCGAGGAAGGCGATGGCCTGTTTGCCGGCGAAACGTTGAAAATCGCTCGCGGGTGA
- the rpsD gene encoding 30S ribosomal protein S4, whose amino-acid sequence MSKRHSAKYKIDRRMGENLWGRPKSPVNKREYGPGQHGQRRKGKTSDYGLQLRAKQKLKGYYGDLSEKQFYKIYEEAVRLRGDTSEALIGLLETRLDAVVYRAKFVPTPFAARQFCNHGHVTVNGRKVNVGSYRCKIGDVIEVRQKSKELAIVLESVELAERDTPDYIEVDTAKKVAKLVRVPALADVPYAVKMEPNLVVEYYSR is encoded by the coding sequence ATGTCTAAGCGCCATAGTGCAAAGTACAAGATCGACCGCCGCATGGGCGAGAACCTCTGGGGTCGCCCCAAGAGCCCGGTCAACAAGCGTGAATACGGCCCCGGCCAGCACGGTCAGCGCCGCAAGGGCAAGACCTCGGACTACGGTCTGCAGCTCCGTGCCAAGCAGAAGCTGAAGGGCTATTACGGCGACCTCAGCGAGAAGCAGTTCTACAAGATTTACGAAGAGGCCGTCCGTCTGCGTGGCGATACCTCGGAAGCGCTGATCGGCCTGCTCGAGACCCGTCTCGACGCCGTCGTCTACCGCGCCAAGTTCGTGCCGACGCCGTTCGCGGCCCGTCAGTTCTGCAACCACGGCCACGTCACCGTTAACGGCCGCAAGGTCAACGTCGGTTCGTACCGCTGCAAGATCGGCGACGTGATCGAAGTTCGCCAGAAGTCCAAGGAATTGGCCATCGTTCTGGAGTCGGTCGAGCTCGCCGAGCGCGATACCCCCGACTACATCGAGGTCGATACCGCCAAGAAGGTCGCCAAGCTGGTACGCGTGCCGGCGCTGGCCGACGTTCCCTACGCCGTCAAGATGGAGCCGAACCTGGTCGTCGAGTATTACTCGCGCTGA
- a CDS encoding serine hydrolase domain-containing protein — translation MAIQFTGTNAIVDRAIGRTIVGANILIKLNGELVYDRQAGFLDREANRPVTPNTIFRLASVSKPMVSAAALAMVEAGKIRLDDPVTRYLPGFRPRLADGTAPPITISHLLTHTSGLTYDTDNGNGEPACGGTGPSDFDLAENIRRIAALPLAYEPGTSWCYSVAIDVLGGVMEVVDGRSLPEIVKARVTDPLGMTDTGFWPTDPDRLAVPYADGTPPTRMGDIERVKDGDGFVEFWTGRALDPKAFPSGGAGMIGTAEDFLIFLEAMRKGGAPILSQASRPLLTEAHTVDLDPAPSGQGYSHGWSIYRDPSVQKLPCKPGTWAWGGIYGHQWYVDPATGLSIVIFTNTALEGCIGAFPKDIFQAIYTDLKA, via the coding sequence ATGGCCATCCAGTTTACCGGCACCAACGCCATCGTCGACCGGGCCATAGGCCGAACGATCGTCGGCGCCAACATATTGATCAAGCTGAACGGCGAGCTTGTCTATGACCGGCAGGCCGGCTTCCTCGACCGCGAGGCCAACAGGCCTGTGACCCCCAATACGATTTTCCGCCTGGCATCGGTGAGCAAGCCGATGGTTTCCGCAGCCGCCCTTGCCATGGTCGAAGCCGGCAAGATTCGCCTCGACGATCCGGTGACCCGCTACCTGCCCGGCTTCCGGCCACGCCTTGCCGACGGTACTGCACCGCCAATCACCATCTCGCACCTGCTGACTCACACATCCGGCCTGACCTACGACACCGACAATGGCAACGGCGAACCGGCCTGCGGCGGTACTGGCCCGTCCGATTTCGACCTCGCCGAGAACATCCGGCGCATTGCCGCCCTGCCCCTCGCCTACGAACCGGGTACCAGCTGGTGCTATTCGGTCGCCATCGACGTGCTAGGCGGCGTCATGGAGGTGGTCGACGGCCGGTCCTTGCCCGAGATCGTCAAGGCGCGGGTCACCGATCCCCTCGGCATGACGGATACGGGCTTCTGGCCGACCGATCCCGATCGCCTGGCCGTTCCCTATGCCGACGGCACGCCACCGACCCGTATGGGCGATATCGAACGCGTCAAGGACGGCGACGGCTTCGTGGAATTCTGGACCGGCCGCGCCCTCGATCCCAAGGCCTTCCCGTCGGGCGGCGCCGGCATGATCGGCACGGCGGAGGATTTCCTCATCTTCCTTGAGGCGATGCGCAAAGGCGGCGCGCCCATCCTCTCGCAGGCCTCCAGGCCGCTTCTGACGGAAGCGCATACGGTGGATCTCGACCCGGCGCCGTCCGGCCAGGGCTATTCGCACGGCTGGTCGATCTACCGCGACCCTTCCGTGCAAAAGCTGCCTTGCAAACCCGGCACCTGGGCTTGGGGCGGCATCTATGGCCACCAATGGTACGTCGATCCGGCGACCGGCCTTTCGATCGTCATCTTCACCAATACGGCCCTCGAGGGGTGCATAGGCGCCTTCCCCAAAGACATCTTCCAGGCGATCTATACCGACCTCAAGGCGTGA
- the grxD gene encoding Grx4 family monothiol glutaredoxin, which translates to MADIKSIIDNEVKTNDIVLFMKGTPDFPMCGFSGQVVQILGYLGVPFKGINVLDNPELRDGIKAYSNWPTLPQLYVKGEFVGGCDIVREMFQKQELQAHLKEAGIAVNEAAAE; encoded by the coding sequence ATGGCTGACATCAAGTCGATCATCGACAACGAAGTGAAGACCAACGACATCGTCCTGTTCATGAAGGGCACGCCGGATTTTCCGATGTGCGGCTTCTCCGGACAGGTCGTGCAGATCCTCGGCTATCTCGGCGTGCCCTTCAAGGGCATCAACGTGCTGGATAATCCCGAGCTGCGCGATGGGATCAAGGCCTATTCCAACTGGCCGACGCTGCCGCAGCTCTACGTCAAGGGCGAATTCGTCGGCGGCTGCGACATCGTCCGCGAGATGTTCCAAAAGCAGGAGCTTCAGGCTCACCTCAAGGAAGCCGGCATCGCCGTCAACGAGGCCGCTGCCGAATAA
- a CDS encoding BolA family protein produces MAMQATDIEAMIKEALPDASVEIRDLAGDGDHYSAIVVSEAFRGLTRVKQHQLVYDALKGKMGGELHALALQTSAP; encoded by the coding sequence ATGGCCATGCAGGCAACAGACATCGAGGCGATGATCAAGGAAGCGCTGCCGGATGCCAGCGTCGAAATTCGCGACCTCGCCGGCGACGGTGACCATTATTCGGCCATCGTCGTTTCGGAAGCCTTCCGAGGCCTGACGCGAGTCAAGCAGCATCAGTTGGTCTACGACGCGCTCAAGGGAAAAATGGGCGGAGAGCTACATGCTCTTGCACTTCAGACCAGTGCGCCTTAA